The genomic window TTGAGGCGGTGCACGACGAGGCCCTGGACGAGTGCTCCTGCTGTTGTCACCACGCGTGAGGCGAGTCAGCTACAGGTTTCGAGGCGTCCACGCGGAGCGTGGGACCCAGCTCGCTGCGCGAACTCACACCTCAACCACCAACAGCTCGCCCTCGGTCGCAGGCAGCAACCGGGGGCGGCGTGAAGCGGACGAGGATCAGATGACGCCCTGGGCCACCATCGCGTCGGCGACCTTGATGTAGCCGGCGAGGTTGGCGCCCATGACGTAGTCACCGGGCTGGTCGAACTCGGCAGCGGTCTCGACGCAGTTGCGGTGGATGTCGCGCATGATGTCCTCGAGGCGCGCCTCGGTCTCCTCGAAGCCCCAGGAGTCACGGCTGGCGTTTTGTTGCATCTCCAGGGCGGAGGTGGCAACACCCCCAGCATTGGAGGCCTTCCCTGGTGCGTAGAGCACCCCGGCCTCGCGGAAGATCTCCGTGGCACCCGGGACGCAGGGCATGTTCGCGCCCTCGGCGACGAGGCGGACACCGTTCTTGACGAGGGTGTGGGCCTGCTCCTCGGACAGCTCGTTCTGCGTGGCGCACGGGAGGGCGACGTCGCAGGGCACGTCCCAGATCGCACCGCCCTCGACGTGACGCACCTTGCCCCCCCTGGCCTCGGCGTAGTCGGTCAGGCGGCCGCGCTGGACCTCCTTGACCTCCTGGAGCAGCTCCAGGTCGATGCCGTCCTCGTCGACGACATAGCCGCCCGAGTCGGAGACGGCGATGACCTTGCCGCCGAACTGGTGGATCTTCTCCACCGCGTAGGTCGCGACATTGCCGGAGCCGGAGACGACGACGGTCTTGCCGTCGAGGGACTCGCCCCTCTCCTTGAGCATCTCCTGGGTGAAGAAGACGGTGCCGTAGCCGGTCGCCTCGGTGCGCACCTGCGAGCCGCCCCAGGACAGGCCCTTGCCGGTGAGGACGCCGGACTCGTAGCTGTTGGTGATGCGCTTGTACTGCCCGAAGAGGTAGCCGAGCTCGCGGCCACCGACGCCGATGTCACCGGCCGGCACGTCCGTGTACTCGCCGATGTGGCGGTAGAGCTCGGTCATGAAGGACTGGCAGAAGCGCATGATCTCCTGGTCCGAGCGCCCCTTGGGGTCGAAGTCGGAGCCGCCCTTGCCGCCGCCGATGGGCATGCCGGTCAGGGAGTTCTTGAAGACCTGCTCGAAGCCGAGGAACTTGATGATCGACAGGTTCACGCTCGGGTGGAAGCGCAGACCACCCTTGTACGGGCCGAGCGCGGAGTTGAACTCGACGCGGAAGCCACGGTTGATCTGGACCTCACCGGTGTCGGTGGTCCACGGGACGCGGAAGATGATCTGGCGCTCCGGCTCGCAGATGCGCTGCATGATCGACCACTGGGCGTACTCGGGAACCCGGCCCGCGATCGGCGACAGCGACGACATCACCTCGTAGACCGCCTGGTGGAACTCCTTCTCACCGGGGTTGCGGGCGATCACCTCGTCGAAATGATCCGTGAAGAGGGGGTGGAGCGCGGGAGCAGACATGCTTGATCTCCATCGTCGTCGGGGCAGGTTTAGGGGCACACGGTAGCGGTCCGAGCGTCGAATTCGTGAGCCCGTCTCACGTGTGACAGGGCACGCACTTCCCCATGAACTCGCGCAAGTGACCTCCCTCACAGGGCCGTCGGGGGCTGGCGTTGCCTTCGAGACGCTTGCTGCGCAAGCTCCTCAAGCAGCGGGGTCGGGCGTGGCAGAGTGGGCTGCATGAGTACTTCCGTGACCCGACAGCACGAGCCGGACCGTTTCGAGATCAGCAGCGACGAGAAGGTCGCCGGGTTCACCCAGTTCCTCGACCGCGACGGGCGCCGGATCTTCGTCCACACCGAGATCGGCGAGGAGTTCGGCGGGCAGGGTCTGGCCGGGACCCTCGTGGAGGAGGCCGTCGCGGCCACCCGCGCCGAGGGCCTGACCGTCGTCCCGGTGTGCTCCTACGTCAAGAAGTGGCTGACGAAGCACAGCGAGCACGAGGACATCACCGCGAGCCCGACCCCGGACGACCTCGCCGCGGTCGGCGCCTGACTCGCACCCATGCGCGTCGCCACCTTCAACGTCAACGGCATCCGCGCGGCGCAGCGCCGCGGATTTCAGGCCTGGCTCGCCGAGCGGGACCCGGACGTCGTCGCCCTGCAGGAGGTGCGCTGCTCCCCGGACAAGTTGCCGACGGGCGTCTTCGGCGAGTACCACCTGACCTACGAGCCCGGCCAGCTGGCCGGGCGGAACGGGGTCGCCGTACTCACCCGTCGGCGGCCGGCGGCCGTGCGGACCTGGGACGGCGAGGTGCTCATGCGTGCGCCGGGCGAGGAGCACACCCATCGTGAGCCCTCCCCTCCCGGGACGATGGCGCGAGGGTTGTCCCCCTTCGCCTCCGAGGGGAGGTACGTGGAGGTCGACATCGATGGGACCGGGGACCAGCCAGCGGTCACCATCGCCTCGCTCTACCTGCCGAAGGGGGGACTGCCGGCCCACCTGCAGAAGCCGGGTGGGCGCGAGGAACCGGACGGCGGAGCGAAGTACGAACGCAAGATGGGCTTCCTCGCCTCCTTCGCGCGGCAGCTCGACCGCTCCCGCAAGGCGGCGAAGGCCGCCGGCCGGGAGTTCCTCCTCCTGGGTGACCTCAACGTCGCCCACACCCGCCAGGACCTGACCAACTGGCGGGGGAACGCCAAGTCCGAGGGCTTCCTGCCTGAGGAGCGGGAGTGGTTCTCCTCGATCACCTCGCCGCGCACGCTCGTGGACGTCGTGCGGCGCGTGCACCCCGACGCGGACGGCCCGATGTCATGGTGGTCGTGGATGGGTGGCGCCTTCGACCGGGACACCGGCTGGCGGATCGACTACCACCTGGCGACGCCGTCGCTGGCCAAGCGCGCGGTGACCGCCGGGACCGACCGGCCCGCCAGCGCTGACGCGCGGGTCAGCGACCACGCGGCCGTCGTCGTCGACTACGCCGACGCCTGACCGGCCACGCCCGACAGACCTGAGAGAGGACCCCCTTCGGATGACCCACACTTCGCGGATCCGCGCGATCGGGGCCCTCATGGCCGTCAGCGTCCTCACCGGGTGCAACCTCGTGGGCGGCGACGCGCCAGCACCCCAGGGCGAGCCGGAGGAGCAGGCGCACGAGCGCGTGGATGCGATCCGGGACACCGGCCGGCCACCGACCCACGACCTGCTGGCACCGATGGACAGTGCCCCCACGGAGCTGTTCACCCTCCCCGTGGCCCGGATGGACCCGGAGGGCGAGTGCCGCGAATCCGCATGCGTCGTCACCTGGCGACCGCTCAATCCCGACACCGTCGTGGCCGAGGGCTCGGTCGGGAGCAACAGCGGCGAAGGCCCCCACGACTTCCGCACCGCGCTCGACGTGACCACCGGCGAGACGGTGTGGTCCAACTCCGCACCGGTCCCTCAGGGGAAGGCCGATGCGGGCGAGATCTGCCTCGGCGGAAGTGCCGGGGCGCTCGTCTGCGTCGAGACCGGACCCCACCAGTACGCCTTCCGCACCATCTCGGCGGAGAACGGCGGTCAGGTCGCGCGGGCGCCCTTCGCCGAGGCACCCACTCCCGAGGAGTCGAGCATCATCGGCATGAGCGCGGAGCGGCGCGGCGACGCCCTCCACGTCAGCGTCCTGGTGCAGGAGGGTGACACCACGACCCGGACGGCCACGGTGCACGCGGCGCAGATCGCCACGGACGGGTCGATCGTGTGGCACCACCAGTCCCCCGCCAGCATCGGCAACGGGATCCTCAGCGAGACCTACCGCCTCGGCGACCAGCTGGTCATCACCCACGTGACCACGCAGGACGGTGAGCCCTTCGCCCTGTCCGCCGAGACGGGCGAGCGGGTCACGATGTCCTCCGACAACGTCGACGCGCTGACCGGGATCGCCGACTCCGTTCACTCGTTCGTCGACGACGGCAGCGGCGCGGAGTACCGGTTCCTCCTCGACGCCGGGCGCACCAAGGTGCTCCCGGCCGGCGACGTGGACGAGGAGCCGCTGTGGAGAACCCCCGCCGGCTCGGCGCTGAGCAGCGTGTGCGGTGGCGTCGTCGCCCTGACCAGCGACCGCTACGACGACGCGTCGACACACTCCGTGTCCGGGCGTGCGCTCGACGACGGCAGCCAGCTGTGGCAGCACCCCCTCGCGGGAGACGCGGCCATCTCCTGCGACGGCAAACACCTCGTCGTCGCGGACGGGGACGGGCTCAGCGCGCTCGACCCCGAGACCGGTGAGCAGGCGTGGTCGGTCGACGGCCGGTGGGTGGGAGCGCGGGTCATCGAGGCACTCGACCCGTCCGGGCCCGCCGAGCGCTTCGCCGTGATCAGCTCCGGCGCCGGCGGCCAGGAGACGATCACCGTCTTCCAGGCGCCGTAGACACCGCTACGGTGACGTCCATGAGTGACCTCACCGTGCTGCACAACCCAAAGTGCTCGACCTCCCGCTCCGCCCTCGAGACCCTCGACGCGGCGGGCGCGCAGGCCGAGGTCGTCCAGTACCTCAAGGAGCCCCTCGACGAAGCGGCCCTGCGCGAGCTGATCAGCAAGCTCGAGGACGAGCCGACCGATCTGGTGCGCCGGGACTCCTTCTTCAAGGACCAGGGCCTCACCGACGCCGACGTCGCCACGGTCGACCAGGTCGTCGCAGTGCTCGTCCAGCACCCGCGCCTGATGCAGCGACCCGTCATCGTCAAGGGCGAGCGCGCCATCATCGGCCGCCCGAAGGACCGGGTCGCCCCCTTCGTCGAGGGCTGACCCGGGCTGCGGTCAGTCGACCTGCAGCTCACCCATCTCGTCCCAGCCGGAGCCGTCGACGACGCGGCTGATGATGCGCGGGGTCTCGGCGAGGGCGGGCTTCATGGCCGCCAGCCCCTCGGCGAAGTGGTCGCTGGTCACGTGCGCCTCGCCGGCCTCGTCCTGGAAGGCCTCGACGAGCACCCACTCGTGCTCGTCCTCCACGCTCTTGCTCCAGTCGAAGAAGATGTTGCCCGGCTCGGCGCGGGTGGCCTCGGTGAACTCCCTGACGAGCTCGGGCCACTTCGGCGTCCACTCGGGCTTGGTGCGGTACTTCACGACGATGAGGATCATGTCCTCACGCTAACGCGAGCACCCCGTGGTCCAGCAGGTCGACGACCGCGGCCCGGACGAGGGCGCTGCTGTCGGGGTGGTCCCCGAGCTCGGCGACGACCACGTCGGTGAGCTCGTCGAGAGTGCGCTCGTTCCGCGCGGCCAGCCAGATGGTGGCCCCGGCCCCGGCCAGGCGAAGGGGGCGTGCCCCGGCCAGGACGAGCACCTCACCGTCGTGGGCGATGGCGTCCGACCACGGCGCCCGCACGAGGCCGTCCGACCCGTCGAGGTCGTCATCGCTCTCCTGCGAGATCGCCGGCTCCCCACCCCTGACCTGCTCGACGGTCCGGCGCTCCGCCTCGTCGGGACGCAGACGCTCCGCCTCGTCGGGAGGCAGGTGCTCCCAGGTCGGCGCCTGCGTCTCGGGCGCGGCCAGGTGCTCGCGCACGAGGTCGTGGCAGGTGTCGACCTCGGCGTAGCGCAATCGGGCGGGCGGCCCGCCGACGGTGACGGCACGGGCCAACCGGTCCAGGCCGGCCGGCACCAGCCAGGTCGAGGAGGTCTCGGGGAGCACCGCGAGGAGCTGGTCGATCAGGCCGACCGGCTCGATGGCCGGCTCGGTGACGTCCTCGTCGCGCTCGAGGGTGAGCAGCCGTGCCAGCCGGGCCTGCCCGGGGGTCGGGCCGAGGTCGAGCTCGTCCGGCGCCGGTTCGTCCTTGCGCCACCGATCGTCCGGGTCGACGACCAGGGACGGCGGCTTGGGGTGCGGTGCGATCCCGTGGTCCTCCAGCAGCACGAGCGTCTCGTCCGAGAGGTAGCCCAGGCGCCGACCGAGGACGCTGGTCGCGGTCGACTTGCCGCCACCCGAGGGTGCGACGAGGGCGATCGCGCGCCCGGAGGCGTCGGCGAGTGCCGCCGCGTGCAGGAGGGTGACCCGGCCGCGCAGGCGCATCAGGCCCTTGCGAGTCAGCTCGCGGGAGAGGTCGTAAGGCTGCTGGGTGGCCGTGGCCCGGATCGTCTCCGGCTCGTCGTCGACGATCGTCGTCGCGGCCGTCGCGAGGTCGATGCACCGCCGCCACCGGGCCGCGGTCTGCGCGGCGCTCACCTCGTCGAGGTCGGACACGTCGAGCACCCACCGGCACCCCATCGACACCAGGTCGAGGTGACGGACCTCCTCCTTCGCCAGGTCACTCACGTGGACATCCTCCCTTAGGCTCGGATCATGCCGAGACCGCACTCCGCCGCGATCATCGAGGACGCCTGGCACCGCCAGGTGGCCGGCATCATGCGTCGCCGTGGGTGGGGCACGCGGGTGCTCGCCCACACCGGGTACGGCAGCGTGGACCGGGTCCGCGTCCTCGGTCGGGTCCTGATGACCCGCCGCCCCTACGCCCCTGCCGCTGCCGACGCCCGGGCGACCTGGCTGGAGCTGCGCACCGCCGACAACGAGCGAAGGGGGTGGCGCTTCTTCTTCGCCACCCCGGCCAGTGGCGAGCCGGTCACCGTGACCGTCGGGGAGAGGGAGGTGCGCACCCGCGTGGACCGGTCGGGCATCCTCGACCTGACGATCACCGACCACGACCTCGAGCCGGGCTGGCACCACCTGCACATCTCCTCGCCCCGGGCCGCGGACACGACGGCGGCGGTCTTCATCGTCGACCCGCAGGAGACCTTCGGCATCGTCTCCGACATCGACGACACGATCATCACCACGACGATGCCGCGGCCGATGATCGCCGCGTACAACACCTTCTTCCGTCACGAGGGCACCCGCCGGGCGGTGCCGGGGATGGCGACGATGTACCGCGAGCTGCTGCGGGAGCACCCGAATGCGCCCATCATCTACGTCTCGACGGGCGCGTGGAACGCCGTGCCGCCCCTGACCCGGTTCCTGCGCCGGGCCGGCTATCCGCTCGGACCGATGCTCATGACCGACTGGGGACCGACCAACACCGGCTGGTTCCGCTCCGGGCAGGACCACAAGCGCGCCTGCCTGCACCGACTCGTGCGTGAGTTGCCCGAGGTGCGGTGGGTGCTCATCGGTGACGACGGGCAGCACGACCCGAGCATCTACGGCGAGTTCGCCGAGCAGCGACCCGACCGGGTGCGGGCGATCGGCATCCGCGTGCTGTCCGCGACCGAGCAGCTGCTGAGCCACTTCACCCCGATCGCCACCGACGCCTACGAGCAGCACGTCGGGGTCACGCTGCCGATCTGCCACGCGGCCGATGGCTACACGATGCTGGAGCAGATGCGCCAGGCCCTGGGGATCGCACCCCCGGAGCGAAACGA from Janibacter cremeus includes these protein-coding regions:
- the gdhA gene encoding NADP-specific glutamate dehydrogenase, encoding MSAPALHPLFTDHFDEVIARNPGEKEFHQAVYEVMSSLSPIAGRVPEYAQWSIMQRICEPERQIIFRVPWTTDTGEVQINRGFRVEFNSALGPYKGGLRFHPSVNLSIIKFLGFEQVFKNSLTGMPIGGGKGGSDFDPKGRSDQEIMRFCQSFMTELYRHIGEYTDVPAGDIGVGGRELGYLFGQYKRITNSYESGVLTGKGLSWGGSQVRTEATGYGTVFFTQEMLKERGESLDGKTVVVSGSGNVATYAVEKIHQFGGKVIAVSDSGGYVVDEDGIDLELLQEVKEVQRGRLTDYAEARGGKVRHVEGGAIWDVPCDVALPCATQNELSEEQAHTLVKNGVRLVAEGANMPCVPGATEIFREAGVLYAPGKASNAGGVATSALEMQQNASRDSWGFEETEARLEDIMRDIHRNCVETAAEFDQPGDYVMGANLAGYIKVADAMVAQGVI
- a CDS encoding putative quinol monooxygenase, yielding MILIVVKYRTKPEWTPKWPELVREFTEATRAEPGNIFFDWSKSVEDEHEWVLVEAFQDEAGEAHVTSDHFAEGLAAMKPALAETPRIISRVVDGSGWDEMGELQVD
- a CDS encoding App1 family protein: MPRPHSAAIIEDAWHRQVAGIMRRRGWGTRVLAHTGYGSVDRVRVLGRVLMTRRPYAPAAADARATWLELRTADNERRGWRFFFATPASGEPVTVTVGEREVRTRVDRSGILDLTITDHDLEPGWHHLHISSPRAADTTAAVFIVDPQETFGIVSDIDDTIITTTMPRPMIAAYNTFFRHEGTRRAVPGMATMYRELLREHPNAPIIYVSTGAWNAVPPLTRFLRRAGYPLGPMLMTDWGPTNTGWFRSGQDHKRACLHRLVRELPEVRWVLIGDDGQHDPSIYGEFAEQRPDRVRAIGIRVLSATEQLLSHFTPIATDAYEQHVGVTLPICHAADGYTMLEQMRQALGIAPPERNDA
- the arsC gene encoding arsenate reductase (glutaredoxin) (This arsenate reductase requires both glutathione and glutaredoxin to convert arsenate to arsenite, after which the efflux transporter formed by ArsA and ArsB can extrude the arsenite from the cell, providing resistance.), whose translation is MSDLTVLHNPKCSTSRSALETLDAAGAQAEVVQYLKEPLDEAALRELISKLEDEPTDLVRRDSFFKDQGLTDADVATVDQVVAVLVQHPRLMQRPVIVKGERAIIGRPKDRVAPFVEG
- a CDS encoding exodeoxyribonuclease III, yielding MRVATFNVNGIRAAQRRGFQAWLAERDPDVVALQEVRCSPDKLPTGVFGEYHLTYEPGQLAGRNGVAVLTRRRPAAVRTWDGEVLMRAPGEEHTHREPSPPGTMARGLSPFASEGRYVEVDIDGTGDQPAVTIASLYLPKGGLPAHLQKPGGREEPDGGAKYERKMGFLASFARQLDRSRKAAKAAGREFLLLGDLNVAHTRQDLTNWRGNAKSEGFLPEEREWFSSITSPRTLVDVVRRVHPDADGPMSWWSWMGGAFDRDTGWRIDYHLATPSLAKRAVTAGTDRPASADARVSDHAAVVVDYADA
- a CDS encoding PQQ-binding-like beta-propeller repeat protein, with translation MTHTSRIRAIGALMAVSVLTGCNLVGGDAPAPQGEPEEQAHERVDAIRDTGRPPTHDLLAPMDSAPTELFTLPVARMDPEGECRESACVVTWRPLNPDTVVAEGSVGSNSGEGPHDFRTALDVTTGETVWSNSAPVPQGKADAGEICLGGSAGALVCVETGPHQYAFRTISAENGGQVARAPFAEAPTPEESSIIGMSAERRGDALHVSVLVQEGDTTTRTATVHAAQIATDGSIVWHHQSPASIGNGILSETYRLGDQLVITHVTTQDGEPFALSAETGERVTMSSDNVDALTGIADSVHSFVDDGSGAEYRFLLDAGRTKVLPAGDVDEEPLWRTPAGSALSSVCGGVVALTSDRYDDASTHSVSGRALDDGSQLWQHPLAGDAAISCDGKHLVVADGDGLSALDPETGEQAWSVDGRWVGARVIEALDPSGPAERFAVISSGAGGQETITVFQAP
- a CDS encoding GNAT family N-acetyltransferase — encoded protein: MSTSVTRQHEPDRFEISSDEKVAGFTQFLDRDGRRIFVHTEIGEEFGGQGLAGTLVEEAVAATRAEGLTVVPVCSYVKKWLTKHSEHEDITASPTPDDLAAVGA